Proteins found in one Nitrosopumilus maritimus SCM1 genomic segment:
- a CDS encoding response regulator: protein MAVILVVDDNTDLLGLNTFMLKNLDYDVITATNGEEAVAAYKTARPDIVIMDIKMPKMDGFDAFFKIKKMNQSAKIILISAYAIDEKKLLNAQSMGLLNVINKPYEFDDIEKLIKEHVGD, encoded by the coding sequence TTGGCTGTAATTTTAGTTGTAGATGATAACACAGATTTGTTAGGACTGAACACATTCATGCTAAAAAACTTAGATTATGATGTGATTACAGCCACAAATGGCGAGGAGGCAGTTGCAGCATACAAGACAGCAAGACCTGACATTGTGATCATGGACATCAAGATGCCTAAAATGGATGGTTTTGACGCCTTTTTTAAAATCAAAAAAATGAATCAATCTGCAAAGATCATTCTAATTTCTGCATATGCCATTGATGAGAAAAAACTCCTCAATGCGCAAAGCATGGGTTTGCTTAATGTCATAAACAAACCATATGAGTTTGATGACATTGAAAAACTAATCAAAGAACATGTAGGAGACTAG
- the truD gene encoding tRNA pseudouridine(13) synthase TruD, giving the protein MIPDLDSKIGISVYSTKFDGIGGKIRTTPEDFEVSEKILEKTLNSINQEEGYAVYKLKKKRIDTNHALSDIFRKKGLRLKSLGLKDASAITEQFVCSGNKGKSIEDYSTEKYSLKKIGFVKKPLSKKDMIGNHFKIKISDCTNKLSSFEEFNNVLNFYGYQRFGSKRPVTHLIGKAILQRDFDKAVELVLSFTSDYDSKENNEIRQKLVDKQNYNQYFEKIPKQMDIERIVLKEMIEHDDAFRAIRAIPVSLRRFYIQAYQSFIFNKSLSTAFTDGENMFESESGDVCFDFNGIIGKFVKGLDQKLAIPFVGYSYYKKTRFDYHISQIMQQEEITPKDFFIKEMQEVSSEGGFRQAAIDCSDYSSRDDVVEFTLSRGSFATILLREIMKPSDPIYAGF; this is encoded by the coding sequence GTGATACCTGATTTAGATTCTAAAATAGGAATTTCTGTTTATAGTACAAAATTTGACGGAATTGGGGGAAAAATTCGTACTACTCCTGAAGACTTTGAAGTCTCTGAAAAAATTTTAGAAAAAACTCTGAATTCAATTAATCAAGAAGAAGGATATGCTGTTTACAAATTAAAAAAGAAAAGAATTGATACAAATCATGCACTATCTGATATTTTTAGAAAGAAAGGTCTTAGACTAAAGTCTCTTGGATTAAAGGATGCATCTGCAATCACTGAACAGTTTGTTTGTTCTGGAAATAAAGGTAAATCAATTGAAGATTATTCAACTGAAAAATATTCTTTGAAAAAAATTGGCTTTGTAAAAAAACCTCTTTCAAAAAAAGATATGATTGGGAATCATTTTAAAATCAAAATCTCTGATTGTACCAATAAACTATCTTCATTTGAAGAGTTTAACAATGTCTTGAATTTCTATGGGTATCAAAGATTTGGCTCAAAGAGGCCTGTAACTCATTTGATAGGTAAAGCAATACTTCAAAGAGATTTTGATAAAGCAGTTGAACTTGTTTTGTCTTTTACTTCTGATTATGATTCAAAAGAAAATAATGAAATTCGACAAAAACTTGTTGATAAACAAAACTACAATCAATATTTTGAGAAAATACCAAAACAAATGGATATTGAAAGAATTGTCCTAAAAGAAATGATTGAACATGATGATGCATTTCGTGCAATACGTGCAATTCCCGTATCTTTGAGAAGATTTTACATTCAGGCATACCAGTCGTTTATTTTCAATAAATCTCTGAGTACTGCATTTACTGATGGTGAAAATATGTTTGAATCTGAATCTGGTGATGTTTGTTTTGATTTTAATGGAATCATTGGAAAATTTGTAAAGGGATTAGATCAAAAATTGGCTATACCTTTTGTTGGATATTCATATTACAAAAAAACAAGATTTGATTATCATATATCACAAATAATGCAGCAAGAAGAAATAACTCCCAAAGACTTCTTTATCAAAGAGATGCAAGAAGTAAGCAGTGAGGGAGGATTTCGACAAGCTGCAATAGATTGTTCTGATTACTCGTCTCGTGATGATGTTGTAGAATTTACTTTGTCAAGGGGATCTTTTGCAACAATTTTGTTGAGAGAGATTATGAAACCATCTGATCCTATTTATGCTGGTTTTTGA
- a CDS encoding PEFG-CTERM sorting domain-containing protein encodes MKNTSKKLQNTSDRILRFFVITFAMLACSTLVGLSSAYAADVQVTKIHPMPVEDDKVSVAFTLCSNDEYLEMPRITVSSDLQTKILSLKHDLKPGTCIGGTTIAETYDVSTINTSIVPQTDSNLYKQETIVDQKIVSQGMSNDGYLVVKLISEQPREGISMKFNLEFQDVAGNIVEKINYDITALQDNHVVLNLQNMHSSYGTSILTTDELTSDSPVEVNIMLHGIGVPGHEDQWTGPKGEIIMFHVVPEFGAIVMLVLTVSVLSIILISSKFNTLRISNIQS; translated from the coding sequence ATGAAAAACACATCAAAAAAATTACAAAATACCAGTGATCGTATTTTACGCTTTTTTGTTATTACTTTTGCAATGTTAGCATGTAGCACACTTGTGGGTCTAAGCAGTGCATATGCAGCAGATGTGCAAGTAACTAAAATTCACCCAATGCCCGTAGAAGATGACAAAGTATCAGTTGCATTTACGTTGTGTTCGAATGATGAGTATTTGGAAATGCCAAGAATTACGGTTTCCTCTGATCTTCAGACAAAGATCCTCTCACTAAAGCACGATTTGAAACCCGGTACATGTATAGGCGGAACTACAATAGCTGAGACATATGACGTATCCACCATAAACACATCCATTGTACCGCAAACGGACAGTAATTTATACAAACAAGAAACAATCGTAGACCAAAAAATAGTCTCCCAAGGAATGTCCAATGACGGTTATTTGGTAGTCAAACTTATTTCTGAACAACCACGTGAGGGAATCTCAATGAAATTCAACCTGGAGTTCCAGGATGTTGCTGGAAACATTGTGGAAAAAATCAATTACGATATAACTGCATTGCAGGATAACCACGTAGTATTGAATCTTCAAAACATGCATTCATCATATGGTACGTCTATACTTACTACTGATGAATTGACTTCAGACTCCCCAGTAGAAGTCAACATTATGTTGCATGGAATCGGCGTACCGGGCCATGAAGATCAGTGGACAGGGCCAAAAGGAGAGATCATAATGTTTCATGTCGTACCCGAGTTCGGGGCAATCGTGATGTTGGTTCTCACAGTATCCGTATTGAGCATAATATTGATCTCATCAAAATTCAACACATTAAGGATATCGAACATTCAATCATGA
- a CDS encoding lyase yields the protein MKKRTKGILAFVFLGGIMVTSGVTIAIPGLSPDEESPEMTITGTPADNFPDAERPRFCGSGDAQSTNFVTEYSIPTECTNPLAVVTDYDGNVWFAQTNTGKLSKFDPNTESFTEYENPTWPKNQRSMMWGIDYAPDGSVWFTDETFDSIWKFNTFDEKYDRIGYPSADDSLPQRLQIDGSRIIINDFTGNKLTFFDITQSSGDVEYISLPSPVDNSVTADFTLDEDGNVWYTNWLFQQGGVLVKFDYDGYRNEVQESGQEFFAGEMFTEIYQLPVTLLTPNGAVFDDGKIWLADTTSSSFFSFDPITEEFVQYVTADPLLSTYGNQTGVIKSPISRPYWIDSDEQGRIIFNEQNANNISVFDPKSNSLVEYHVPSKNPYWGDCDPGTGLMLADCGLAQIFDFAVDGEKIWFTQWVENNIGVVDTSVPLPVEIQLESEMISLSPGDSKHFNFIVSPKSNNTLGGSLILTSSHDFLSVELSHDSPDSFQLVSGTSQPIHTNISASGDAIPGKYNVLIGIQLSDIAVSKYVTVTVE from the coding sequence GTGAAAAAACGGACCAAAGGAATTTTGGCTTTTGTATTTTTAGGTGGAATAATGGTTACTTCTGGTGTTACAATTGCAATTCCTGGACTTTCTCCTGATGAGGAAAGTCCTGAAATGACAATAACTGGAACTCCTGCAGATAATTTTCCTGATGCAGAACGTCCTAGGTTTTGTGGTTCTGGAGATGCCCAGTCGACTAATTTTGTAACAGAATATTCTATTCCAACTGAGTGTACTAATCCTTTAGCAGTTGTTACTGATTATGATGGAAATGTTTGGTTTGCACAAACTAATACTGGAAAATTATCAAAATTTGATCCTAACACTGAATCATTTACTGAATATGAAAACCCTACATGGCCAAAAAATCAACGTTCCATGATGTGGGGAATTGATTATGCTCCTGACGGTTCTGTGTGGTTTACTGATGAGACATTTGATTCTATTTGGAAATTCAATACATTTGATGAAAAATATGATCGAATTGGATATCCCTCTGCAGATGATTCGCTGCCTCAAAGACTTCAGATTGATGGCTCTCGTATAATCATTAATGATTTTACTGGAAACAAACTAACATTCTTTGATATTACTCAATCCTCAGGAGATGTTGAATACATCAGCCTACCTTCTCCTGTTGATAATTCTGTAACTGCTGATTTTACTTTAGATGAAGATGGTAATGTGTGGTATACAAATTGGTTGTTCCAACAGGGCGGAGTTTTAGTAAAATTTGATTATGATGGTTATAGAAATGAAGTTCAAGAATCTGGACAAGAATTCTTTGCAGGAGAAATGTTTACAGAAATTTATCAATTGCCTGTCACATTATTGACTCCAAATGGAGCTGTATTTGATGATGGAAAAATTTGGTTAGCCGATACAACTTCCTCATCTTTCTTTAGCTTTGATCCAATTACTGAAGAATTTGTACAATATGTCACAGCAGATCCATTACTTAGCACATATGGAAACCAAACCGGCGTAATCAAATCTCCTATTTCTAGACCATATTGGATTGATTCTGATGAACAAGGAAGAATTATCTTCAATGAACAAAATGCAAATAACATATCTGTATTTGATCCAAAATCAAACTCTCTGGTAGAATATCACGTCCCTTCAAAGAATCCTTATTGGGGGGATTGTGATCCTGGAACTGGTTTAATGTTAGCTGACTGCGGATTAGCTCAAATCTTTGACTTTGCTGTAGATGGTGAAAAAATTTGGTTTACTCAATGGGTTGAAAATAACATCGGTGTAGTTGATACTTCTGTTCCACTACCTGTTGAAATCCAATTAGAATCAGAAATGATTTCTCTAAGTCCAGGCGATTCAAAACATTTCAACTTTATTGTATCTCCAAAATCAAATAACACGTTAGGCGGCTCTTTGATTCTAACTAGTTCTCATGACTTTTTGAGTGTGGAACTCTCACACGATAGTCCTGATTCTTTCCAATTGGTTTCTGGTACATCTCAACCAATTCATACGAATATTTCTGCATCTGGTGATGCAATTCCTGGAAAATATAATGTTCTAATTGGAATACAATTATCTGATATTGCGGTTAGCAAATATGTTACAGTGACAGTAGAGTGA
- a CDS encoding metallophosphoesterase family protein — protein sequence MYKFAHVSDIHLGFQDKKELQKIEQEVFEEVVCTCIKQKVDFVLITGDLFHRNLPEMRVQRFAFKNFKKLYDAKIPIYVVYGSHDFSPIEYSVIDLLTDVGYLTKVSKEHTNNEKTELDFTEDPKTKVKLVGISGRTAGIDKENYENLELPVLDNSFKIFLFHIGIDELNSSSEIDTNSIPIESLPKGFDYYAGGHVHVFSHKQVKNLGEICYPGTPFAGYHSDLEENAKQVKRGFVIVEFDNKIKNVKFCEIKKTDYELLEFNANGKTANALNIEILKKISQIIPENKIILLKVQGELKSGKTTEVNFIEFKEKLLQSGAREVNVNRINLFSKKYHIEKIEAGKKEELENKIFEENIKKIKTEQPELSGEKGILFAKELLQFLKEPINTNEKKIDYQKRISAAVLAMMGIEMEK from the coding sequence TTGTATAAATTTGCACATGTTTCAGATATTCACCTAGGATTTCAAGACAAAAAAGAACTTCAAAAAATAGAACAAGAGGTATTTGAAGAAGTGGTTTGCACATGCATAAAACAAAAAGTAGATTTTGTGTTGATTACAGGTGATTTATTTCATAGAAACCTTCCAGAAATGAGAGTTCAAAGATTTGCATTTAAAAATTTCAAAAAACTTTATGATGCAAAAATTCCAATTTATGTAGTATATGGCAGCCATGATTTTAGCCCTATAGAATACTCAGTGATAGATCTACTAACAGATGTGGGATACTTAACCAAAGTTTCAAAGGAACACACAAACAATGAAAAAACAGAATTAGATTTTACTGAAGACCCAAAAACAAAAGTGAAATTAGTAGGAATTTCAGGCAGAACAGCAGGAATAGATAAAGAAAATTATGAAAATTTGGAACTACCAGTACTAGATAATAGCTTTAAGATATTTTTGTTTCATATTGGTATTGATGAACTAAACTCTAGTTCAGAAATCGATACTAATTCAATACCCATAGAATCATTGCCAAAAGGATTCGACTATTATGCAGGAGGACATGTACATGTTTTCTCACACAAACAGGTTAAGAATTTAGGAGAAATATGTTATCCAGGAACCCCATTTGCAGGATATCATAGTGATTTAGAAGAAAACGCCAAGCAAGTTAAAAGAGGATTTGTAATAGTTGAGTTTGACAATAAAATTAAAAATGTAAAATTTTGTGAAATAAAAAAAACAGATTATGAGTTATTAGAATTTAATGCAAATGGAAAAACCGCAAATGCATTAAACATAGAGATTTTAAAAAAAATATCACAAATCATACCCGAAAATAAAATAATATTATTAAAAGTACAAGGAGAATTGAAATCTGGAAAAACAACCGAAGTGAATTTTATAGAATTTAAAGAAAAATTATTACAGTCAGGAGCAAGAGAAGTTAATGTAAATAGAATTAATTTATTCTCAAAAAAATACCATATTGAAAAAATTGAAGCAGGGAAAAAAGAAGAGTTAGAAAATAAAATTTTTGAGGAAAATATTAAAAAAATCAAAACTGAGCAACCAGAACTAAGTGGCGAAAAAGGAATTCTTTTTGCAAAAGAATTACTCCAATTTTTAAAAGAACCAATAAACACAAATGAAAAGAAAATAGATTATCAAAAAAGAATTAGTGCAGCAGTTTTAGCAATGATGGGAATTGAAATGGAAAAATGA
- a CDS encoding response regulator, whose product MEGEDKTVLLVDDDIDLLELNKFSISNMGYNVITATNGEEAVAAYKTARPDIVIMDIKMPKMDGFDAFARMKKFDSDCKVTLITAYAIDEKKLLNAQSMGLLNVINKPYEFDDIEKLIKEHVGD is encoded by the coding sequence TTGGAAGGCGAAGATAAAACAGTTCTTTTGGTAGATGATGACATTGATTTGTTGGAGTTGAACAAGTTTTCGATCAGCAATATGGGATATAATGTGATTACAGCCACAAATGGCGAGGAGGCAGTTGCAGCATACAAGACAGCAAGACCTGACATTGTGATCATGGACATCAAGATGCCTAAAATGGATGGTTTTGACGCCTTTGCCCGTATGAAAAAATTTGATTCTGATTGTAAAGTGACCCTAATAACTGCATATGCCATTGATGAGAAAAAACTCCTCAATGCGCAAAGCATGGGTTTGCTTAATGTCATAAACAAACCATATGAGTTTGATGACATTGAAAAACTAATCAAAGAACATGTAGGAGACTAG
- a CDS encoding sensor histidine kinase: MKISILLTINVVALFLIFAVTSFVIIDINSQELRKSVELRNTSLADSMILDIDQYIKNRIDDFKTITTVEEVRSSIVKSNDMFRNISDIEEFLDSKEQTTDSEFRFLTEVNLEDASEELAELIIFYEESFGHNIIDELFITNEYGASIALGTGTSDYRQDDEEWWQLTKRDGMYIGKLEYNDNYEEFSIPFGMRIVDDEGNFVGVMRVALSLDDILSDLVDDHEILQQTGTRSVFLVDESGKILYPGTEQDSSIQKTIEYFPQISKNRDTFEIKNNLGEPILVSYSTSIGFEDFRGFGWTIIIEQAEHQLLDDFSEIRETVIIASVIGLISALIISILISRSITNPLSYLVDVARNIAQGNFDVKLQKHQISEIKTIEKSFEKMSVDLKNLVETEKELAETRAKVKNERFAAMGELSANVAHDLKNPLASIKSATNIIKQNSNNMDPKLKELVFPKMDRAISRITHQIDEVLNYVRITPINLIEVSIQKIITSSFESLSIPNNVEIVKPDIDFTVKCDVEKLEIVFINLILNAIQAFEEKQGRIKINLIDDKKQKTIEFENDGPAIPGDILQDIFKPLFTTKQKGTGLGLAISKNVIEQHGWQITVKNNPVTFSIIVPKHIQNS, from the coding sequence TTGAAGATATCTATCCTTTTAACAATAAACGTTGTTGCGTTGTTTCTAATATTTGCAGTCACTTCATTTGTCATAATTGATATAAATTCTCAAGAGTTGCGTAAATCCGTAGAACTGCGCAATACATCTTTGGCCGACTCTATGATTTTGGACATAGATCAATACATCAAAAACAGAATTGATGATTTTAAAACAATAACTACGGTGGAGGAAGTACGCTCTTCAATCGTGAAATCAAATGACATGTTTAGAAACATATCTGATATTGAAGAGTTTTTGGATAGTAAAGAACAGACAACAGACTCTGAATTTCGATTCTTAACTGAGGTGAACCTGGAGGATGCATCAGAGGAGCTAGCAGAGCTGATTATTTTTTATGAAGAATCTTTTGGCCATAACATAATAGATGAATTATTCATAACAAACGAATATGGAGCAAGCATAGCACTGGGTACCGGTACGTCAGACTATAGGCAAGACGATGAAGAATGGTGGCAATTGACCAAGAGAGACGGGATGTACATTGGCAAATTGGAATATAATGACAATTATGAAGAGTTTTCCATTCCCTTTGGAATGCGCATAGTGGATGATGAGGGAAATTTTGTAGGGGTGATGAGGGTTGCTTTGAGTCTTGATGACATCTTGTCTGATCTAGTAGACGACCATGAGATTTTACAGCAGACAGGCACTCGTAGTGTGTTCCTAGTTGACGAGTCAGGCAAAATATTGTATCCTGGAACCGAACAAGATTCCAGCATCCAAAAAACAATAGAGTATTTCCCACAAATATCAAAAAACCGTGATACATTTGAAATAAAAAATAATCTGGGAGAGCCTATCCTGGTAAGCTATTCCACATCAATAGGGTTCGAAGATTTCAGAGGGTTTGGATGGACTATCATAATAGAGCAAGCAGAACATCAGTTGCTAGATGATTTTTCTGAAATCAGAGAGACAGTCATTATTGCTTCTGTAATCGGTCTGATTTCTGCGTTGATCATTTCAATTTTGATATCTAGATCAATAACAAATCCTTTAAGTTATCTTGTAGATGTTGCCAGAAACATTGCGCAAGGAAATTTTGATGTCAAGCTGCAAAAACATCAGATAAGCGAGATCAAAACCATAGAAAAATCCTTTGAAAAAATGTCCGTTGACTTGAAAAATCTAGTAGAGACAGAAAAAGAGCTTGCAGAAACAAGAGCCAAAGTAAAAAATGAAAGATTTGCTGCAATGGGAGAGTTGTCTGCAAACGTGGCACATGATCTTAAAAACCCACTTGCATCCATAAAGTCTGCTACAAACATAATCAAACAAAACTCAAACAACATGGATCCAAAATTAAAAGAACTTGTTTTTCCAAAGATGGACCGAGCAATATCTAGAATAACTCATCAGATAGACGAGGTTCTAAACTATGTGAGGATCACACCAATCAATTTAATCGAAGTTTCAATTCAAAAAATAATAACCTCTTCTTTTGAATCATTAAGCATACCAAACAATGTCGAGATAGTGAAACCTGACATCGATTTTACCGTGAAATGTGATGTTGAAAAACTTGAGATCGTCTTTATCAACTTGATACTAAACGCAATTCAGGCATTTGAAGAAAAACAAGGTCGCATCAAAATCAATCTGATTGATGATAAAAAACAGAAAACCATCGAATTTGAAAATGATGGGCCTGCCATACCTGGTGATATTTTGCAAGACATATTCAAGCCTCTCTTTACAACCAAGCAAAAAGGCACTGGCTTGGGCTTGGCAATTAGCAAAAATGTGATAGAACAACATGGCTGGCAGATAACTGTGAAAAACAACCCTGTCACCTTCTCTATCATTGTCCCAAAACACATTCAAAATTCATAG
- a CDS encoding Lrp/AsnC ligand binding domain-containing protein: protein MEKSYMLISCEMGEEQLLYSQLKEIPEVKNCLVTFGSYDVVAEFETDNQSQMNEVITTKIRKLKKIRSTITLRAMN from the coding sequence ATGGAAAAATCCTACATGTTAATTAGTTGTGAAATGGGAGAAGAACAATTACTTTATTCTCAATTAAAGGAAATTCCTGAAGTCAAAAATTGCTTGGTAACTTTTGGTAGTTATGATGTAGTTGCTGAATTTGAAACTGATAATCAATCACAAATGAACGAGGTAATTACAACAAAAATAAGAAAACTCAAAAAAATTCGAAGTACTATCACACTTCGTGCAATGAACTAA
- a CDS encoding HD domain-containing protein has product MNIKQLSHAFVVYPTAIHTRFEHSLGATHLAGKVCDQLNFDDTTKEIVRLAALLHDVGHGPYSHLFESVISNVNENKIDHEWISMLIISKNPELQSILGDKSQKIIQLLDHKPVSDWDSGLSTLASDVISSALDVDKMDYLRRDSYHIGVAYGQFDLARIIHTITSTETDEQRICIQDKGKDSIENYRLGRYLMHAQVYQHHARLTADQMFLRALDLATNEEEIIPIDKLKADNSTLNGNDEFLEYYLKLNDKTIYDEIINTKPDSKSARILKNIQKRNLLKRACEILPDKEIENAIIRDQVMKMDYSKLKQFAAEMSQSLGLEYSDTIAYLSKIPVGLYDGEILVLWKNIPRKLDDFSPITVKNSAIERFFVFGDSNKDNMNAIETYVKNKFGMDN; this is encoded by the coding sequence TTGAACATAAAACAACTATCTCATGCATTTGTTGTTTATCCAACTGCAATTCATACTAGATTTGAACACTCTCTTGGGGCTACGCATCTTGCAGGTAAAGTATGTGATCAATTGAATTTTGATGATACTACTAAAGAAATTGTAAGACTGGCTGCATTACTTCATGATGTTGGACATGGACCCTATTCTCATCTATTTGAATCCGTAATCTCAAATGTTAATGAAAACAAAATTGATCATGAATGGATTTCTATGTTGATCATTTCAAAAAACCCTGAACTTCAAAGTATTTTAGGTGATAAATCTCAAAAAATAATCCAACTGTTAGACCACAAACCTGTTTCTGATTGGGATTCAGGATTGAGTACTCTGGCAAGTGATGTTATTTCAAGTGCATTAGATGTAGATAAGATGGATTATCTACGAAGAGATTCATATCATATTGGTGTTGCTTACGGACAATTTGATTTAGCAAGAATAATCCACACTATAACTAGTACTGAAACAGACGAACAAAGAATTTGCATTCAGGATAAAGGAAAAGACTCAATTGAAAACTATCGATTGGGACGCTATCTAATGCATGCTCAAGTATATCAACACCATGCAAGATTAACTGCGGATCAAATGTTTCTGCGAGCATTAGATTTAGCTACAAATGAAGAAGAAATCATCCCAATAGACAAACTAAAAGCTGATAATTCTACATTAAATGGTAATGATGAATTTTTAGAATACTACTTGAAATTAAATGATAAGACTATTTATGACGAAATTATTAACACTAAACCTGACAGCAAATCTGCAAGAATTTTAAAAAATATTCAAAAACGAAATTTGTTAAAACGTGCTTGTGAAATTCTCCCTGATAAAGAAATTGAAAATGCAATAATCAGAGATCAAGTAATGAAAATGGATTATTCCAAATTAAAACAATTTGCTGCAGAAATGTCTCAATCTTTGGGACTAGAATATTCTGATACAATAGCATATCTTTCAAAAATCCCTGTTGGTCTGTATGATGGGGAAATACTTGTTCTTTGGAAAAATATACCTCGAAAATTAGATGATTTCTCACCCATTACTGTAAAAAATTCTGCTATTGAACGATTTTTTGTTTTTGGTGATTCAAATAAAGATAATATGAATGCAATTGAAACTTATGTTAAAAACAAATTTGGTATGGATAACTGA
- the pth2 gene encoding peptidyl-tRNA hydrolase Pth2 — translation MGDIKQVIVVRTDLEMGKGKIAAQVGHACVLGAEHVRKSHPEWYDQWWGGQEKVVVKVSGIKDLQEVKKHAIDLNLPWSEVTDAGHTQIAPGTTTCISIGPAPENLIDRVTGDLKLL, via the coding sequence ATGGGAGATATCAAACAGGTTATTGTTGTTAGAACTGACCTTGAAATGGGTAAAGGAAAAATTGCTGCACAAGTAGGACATGCCTGTGTTCTTGGCGCAGAACATGTTAGAAAATCTCATCCTGAATGGTATGACCAATGGTGGGGTGGACAAGAAAAGGTAGTAGTCAAAGTTTCTGGAATAAAGGATTTGCAAGAAGTAAAGAAACATGCAATTGATCTGAATCTACCTTGGTCTGAAGTTACTGATGCAGGTCATACTCAGATTGCTCCTGGAACTACAACCTGTATTTCAATTGGTCCTGCTCCTGAAAATCTGATTGATAGAGTAACTGGTGACTTGAAGTTACTTTAG